The genomic region CAAAACTTCCTGCATTTTCTGCCATTTGTTTTTCATCTTTGGAAATTAAGACCTCATCTGCTCCTAATTTCTTCGCGTCTTCGCTCTTACCGGGAGACGTAGTAATCATGACCACTTTAGCACCTAAAGCATGCGCAAACTTAATTCCCATATGTCCAAGACCACCAAGACCAATGACCCCAACTTTATCACCCTTTTTCACATTCCAATTTCTTAAAGGTGACCATGTAGTAATCCCCGCGCATAAAAGAGGTGCAACTGCTTTGGTATCTAAATTTTCAGGAACATTAAGAACAAATTTTTGATCGACTACAATTTTCTCTGAATATCCACCAAAAGTATGCCCACCAAGATGCTTATCTTTTCCGTTATAAGTACCTACCATACCGTTCTCGCAGTACTGCTCTAAGCCTTCTTTACAAGATTCGCATTGCTGGCAGGAATCTACCATACAACCAACGCCTACAAGCTGCCCTTCTTTAAATTTCGATACGTTTTCACCAACACTTACCACTTTACCTATAATTTCATGTCCAGGGATAACGGGGTATTTAGAACCACCCCAGTCATTTCTTACGGTATGGATATCACTATGGCATACGCCACAATATAAAATATCGATTTCAACATCTTCTGCAAGTGTTTCGCGACGATTGATTTGAAGTTGCTCTAAATCTGATTTTTCAGTTTTAGCGCCAAACGCTTTTACTTCTGTAC from Zunongwangia profunda SM-A87 harbors:
- a CDS encoding NAD(P)-dependent alcohol dehydrogenase, whose amino-acid sequence is MKSTEVKAFGAKTEKSDLEQLQINRRETLAEDVEIDILYCGVCHSDIHTVRNDWGGSKYPVIPGHEIIGKVVSVGENVSKFKEGQLVGVGCMVDSCQQCESCKEGLEQYCENGMVGTYNGKDKHLGGHTFGGYSEKIVVDQKFVLNVPENLDTKAVAPLLCAGITTWSPLRNWNVKKGDKVGVIGLGGLGHMGIKFAHALGAKVVMITTSPGKSEDAKKLGADEVLISKDEKQMAENAGSFDFLLNTVPVKHDLNPYIGLLKRDATMVMVGAIEPLEFHGGGLIMGRKSLAGSLIGGIRETQEMLDFCGEHNIVSDIEMINMQNINEAYDRVTSNDVKYRFVIDMQSLKN